GTAGGGTTGAAATTGGCTAAAATTCGCGCCTTGAAAACAACTGCGTTCTAAGTCTGCTGCACCATCAAGGATAGCAATTTTAATCCGGGGGTCGCCTTTTGTGCGTGTCCAAATTTGAGAAATTCCGGGGATGTCGGTAAGGTCTGGCATGGGTTTTGTTAGTGTTATAATAGTTAGTGGGTAAAAAGTCTAATTTTTTAAAGTTAATGCCAGCTAAAGATATTTTTCATCATGCTGTTAGGATAGGGTTAGAAAAAGAGGGTTGGGTAATAACGGATGATCCTCTTGAAATTGAAATCGGTGGTGTTGAAATGTACATTGATTTAGGTGCAGATCAAATTTTGGCAGCCGAAAGAGAGGACAATAAGATAGCAGTTGAGATTAAGAGTTTTGTAGGATCATCCAATATTTCTCAATTTCATACAGCAGTTGGTCAATGTTTCAATTATCAGATTGCTCTTGAAGCAAAAGAACCAGAACGAATTTTGTATTTGGCTGTTCCTTTAGGTACTTATCAAAGTTTTTTTACTTTACCATTTATTCAGATGGTGCTACAACGTTCTCAACTGAAAATTATCGTTTATGATCCAGTAAATGAGGTGATTATAACATGGATAAATTAGAACAATATCGTGGTTATATCCAACAATTGTTAACGGAATATGCTCAACCAAGTTCGGCAAATTCTGAAATTGAAAAACAATTTATTTCTGATTTGGTTCATGACCATTATCAATTGGTGTATGTTGGGTGGAAAAACAGAAGGCGTACTTATGGTTGTGTTTTGCATTTGGATATTAAAGATAACAAGATTTGGATACAACATGATGGAACTGAAATTGGTATAGCAGATGAGTTAGTTAAATTAGGAGTACCAAAAGCAGATATTGTTTTAGCATTTCATGAACCTTTGGTGAGACAATATACAGGTTTTGCTGTTGGTTGATTTTCACATGAATTTTACTAGATAATTGTCAGAATTAAGATTTCCAGGATTTAAAGATTTACAGGATGTCATTTAAATTGTGTAGGTTGGGTTGACGTAAGGAAACCCAACATTTCGGTTATTTTATTATTTATTTTTGTTGGGTTGCGCTGTCGCATCCTGGGGATTTTATACTAACTCATTTGATAATACAGGCTGAAATTTTTAATTACTCCATTAATTAACTCCCTTTCAGGAAAACCCACAATTACATTATTTACAGGTTTATTTATATAAAAATTATGAACTCGATTTGCCATATCATTTCTTAAATTATAGATAAAGTTATTCGGGTCAATTGGATGATAACGAAGAGATTTTTCTGGCTTATTTTTGCTGAAAGAAAACGTCAAAGCCGAAGAATAACTTAACAATTCTAAAGCAGGATTTTATCTTGTTCCAGTTTGCAGGAACATTCAATTGTACAATCTTCAATTTGTTCTGCAAAATTCTCAAAAATATCTAAAGGATAAAAATATTCAATATCAAAGGCTTGTTTATGTTCGTTAATATAACGGAGATTGTGATTTATATTAACCATAGTTCTATCAGATATCATCATTTATAATTCCTTATGCCTAGAAAACCTCGAACTTTAAAAGAAGGATACTCTTATCACATTACCATCCGTTGCAATAACCGTGAATTTAAACTATCACGGCGTGAATGTCGGGAAGTGTTTCTTTATGCAATAAAAAAGGTTTTGAACAAATACAATTTCCAGCTTTATGCTTTGTGTATTATGTCAAATCATGTTCATTATTTAATCGAACCAAAACAGCCAGAAGAGTTACCTAAAATTATGCACTTTCTTAATTGGTACACTGCTATGTGTTTTAATCGAATGTTAAGAAGAACAGGGCATTTTTGGGAGAAACGATATTACTGTGATGGGTTTCCTTCTTCAGATAGAGAAAGAGCATTAAATACTTTACGGTACATTCATGCTAATCCTAAAGCTGCCAAAATGCGCCAGAGTTTTTTCTATGACTTCAGTAATTATGGCAGTTATGAACGCTTAACTGATGATGGTTTAACTCAATGGCATCCGGCTTTTCTGCGGCTAGGAAGCAGTTTAGAAGAATGTGCCAGGAAGTATAAAGGCTTTTGCCAAAAGTATAAACCCAAGGAGAAGACCCCAACCCAATGCCACTGGGGTAGTAAGCTGTTGGCTGGGGTTCATCTCTCGGATAAGGGTTCAACCACCAACCCCAAAAAATCCAAGTCTCGTTTCTCACCAGAGCCGTGCCAGGTATCGGAAACCCCTGTAGCAAGTATTATATTTGGTCAACCGGAATCATCCGTAGAAGGAATTGCCCCCCAATGTCGCGGTTTAATCGTCCCTATTTTTGGTGACAATAATAGAAAACTTTCTCAACTAGATTTATCTCGCGCCATTGAACAGGCAGTTAATGCCGGGGCGCATATTATCAACATCAGCGCCGGACAACTCACCGATAATGGTGAAGCGGAAGGCTGGTTAGATAAAGCTGTGCAACTGTGCAAAGATAACAATGTTTTAATTGTGGCTGCTGCTGGTAACGATGGTTGCGAATGTTTGCACGTCCCCGCCTCCTTACCCAGTGTATTAGCAGTAGGGGCAATGAATGACCAAGGTAAACCCATTGACTTTAGCAACTGGGGGGAAATTTACCAAAATCAAGGCATTCTTGCACCCGGTGAAAACATCTTAGGTGCAGAACCGGGAGGAGGGACACAAAAACTCAGTGGTACTAGCTTTGCTACTCCCATTGTTTCCGGAGTCGCCGCTTTACTGCTAAGTCTGCAAATTCAACGCGGTGAAAAACCTGATCCCGCTAAGGTCAGAACCGCATTATTAGAAACCGCTATCCCTTGCACAACCAAGGATACCGACGATGTGAGTCGCTGCTTGCTAGGCAAGTTAAATATTTCCGGTGCATTGCAATATTTCACAGGAGGAACAATGTCTGAAGAATTAGATACCGTGGAAACCGTTGACAGCGTAGAAGCTGCTGGTTGTGGTTGCGGTGGCACAGATACCACAAATATCACTGAACCCGAACCCAACCCAGAAGAATTTATCCCAGATGAAATACCTGAAGTTGTTCCCGCTATTCCCGCGACAATTTCTGCACCTTTGACAACTGCAAATTTATCAAATTCCAGACCTACAACCATGTCAAACCGCACATCTAACTACATCACCGCCAGCCAAGCACCCAGCGACCTCGCTGAACTTAACCTAGCTTATGCTTTAGGAACACTGGGTTATGATTTTGGTTCAGAAGCCAGACGGGACTCGTTTAAACAATTAATGCCAGGGGTAGCAATAGACGGAACAGCAATTCCCGCTAATCCCTATGATGCCCGGCAGATGGTAGATTATTTAGGAGATAATCTTTCTGAAGCTAAGTCTTTAATTTGGACATTAAATTTAGAATTAACTCCTATCTATGCCATTGAACCAGGTGGGGCTTTTGCCAGAGATGTCTATGCAATTTTACAAGAATTATTATCAGGGCAAATTCAAGCAGAAGACAGCGAGAATTATGTAGAAAGAGTGAGTATTCCTGGTGTTTTATCAGGACGCAGTGTGAAACTATTTTCTGGTCAAGTTGTGCCTGTAATTGAAGTTCCCAACACACGGGGGCTTTACGGTTGGAAGGTTAACACCTTGGTTGAGGCTGCTATTCAGACAGTACAAGCACAAGCTTCAGAAGCGCAAGAAGAGTCTATTCGCCGCACTTTGGGTAGTTTCCTCAGCCGTATTTATTATGATTTACGTAACTTGGGTACAACTTCCCAAGACCGGGCGTTGAATTTTGCTTCTACCAATGCTTTCCAAGCGGCTTCTACCTTCGCTGAAGCTGTGGCTACAGGTATGGAACTGGATAGTATTACTGTAGAGAAAAGTCCTTTCTGTCGTTTAGATAGCGATTGTTGGGATGTAAAATTGAAATTCTTTGATCCTGAAAATAGCCGTCGTGCTAAGAAGCTATTCCGGTTTACAATTGATGTGAGTGATATTATTCCTGTCACCTTGGGCGAAGTCCGTTCTTGGTCTACTCCTTATTAATATCTCTGATATAAATCCCCGACTTCTGAAATTAAATTATCATTTCTTTTATAGAATCAAAAAAGAAGTCGGGGATATTGCGGTTTCCAAAATCCAAAATCTACAATCTAAAATTGATATGAGATTACCTAAACTTTCCCCGCCAGTAAAAAGACCGGATATTATTTATCCTCATCGGTCTGTTGATGTGATTCATGGCAGAGTTGAAGACTTAGTTCATATTCGCATGGATTTATTACATGGTGCTAACTATAATGATCCTGCTGCTTTTCAAAATCGCAGTTATCAGCAAATTAAGTCCTCTTGTAGATGTATGTTTTAGGAATTATCAAAATTATGAGTAAACAAAAGAAAACCCCCGCAAATTCCAGTCAACCAGAACCTCAAGCACCAGCAGAAATTGAACGTAAGTTGTTATCTACTGGTTTGGAAGATTATGGTTTTTGGTCACAGGAAATGGCTAGACAAAAAGCTGCACAAACTGAACCTGATAAACCTTTCCGTCGTGGTCGTATTTGGTGTTAGTTATTTAAATCTCCAATTTCTTGCATAACCAAAGTTGCTATAGCGATTATCAGTTAAGTGAGATACAACAACCCCACCCCCAACCCCCTCCCATATCAAAGGTTTATCCTTTTCTTCCCCCCGCAACGGGGGGATTTCGGGGGGTGCGAGGAGGGGGCTATGATGTACTTCATTGAAGTGCATACCGCTATAGGGAAGAGCGAGCGCTCTGGTTTTCGCAGAGCTTTCACCCGAATTTCTGACAAAGAAATCAAAGAAAAGGGTCAAAAACTGCGAAAATGTATATAAATAAAGTATTTCATCTCGCCTCGCCCATAGTGAAGAGCGATTGTTTTATTAATGATTTTTTTCTCTTGTGAGAAATCCGGGTTACTCATATCATAGGTTTAAGTATAAATGTATAGCTTAAGCTTGTGTATTAAGTAATGTATATGAAAAGCCCAATTTTAGCCACACTTGTATTTTTAACTACCATTAGTCTGACCACAACTGCCCAAGCAGCCAACTTTGAACACGTCAGACAGTTATTAGCTACCAAGGAATGTCAAAACTGTGACCTAAGTAATGCTGGTTTAGTCATGGCTGACTTATCGGGAGCGGATCTAAGCGGTGCTAATTTAACAAATGCTAACCTCAGTCGTGCGAATTTAAGCGGTGCTGATTTAAGAGGCGCAAACTTAAGCGGTGCTGGTTTGTTTGGCGTTAACCTCAGCCAAGCTAGACTCAGTGGTGCAAATCTAATGGGTGCTGATTTGAGAAACACCTTTTTAGCCAATACAGAATTTAATGGTGCTTACCTGGATGGCGTTAACTTTCAAGGTGCTATTGGTATACCCATGCAAATTGCTACACCAGAAGAATTCTATGCTTTAGGGGTTGCAGAAGCACAAAAAGGTAATCAAAAGCAAGCAATTTATTATTTTGATCAAGCGATCGCATCTCAGCCAGAATACGCAGGTGCTTACTTAGCCCGTGGTGTTGCTCGTTACCAAATATTTGACCGATCAGGCGCATTCCAAGATGCTCAAACTGCCGAAAAAATGTTTAAAGCCCAAGAAAACGAAGTAGGAATCCAAACCGCAGAAGCTTTTATGAAAGAACTACAAACACCCTACTCTGAGAAAGTCAGCACTGGTAAACCCAGCTTTTTCGACTTTGTAGGCAGTCTTGGCTCAGTTTTGCTCCAGTTTTTACCTTTTTAAATGGGGGAGTAGGGAGTGGGGAGTAGGGAGTGGGGAGTGGGGAGCAGAGGAGAAGTTTTTTCCCAATGACCAATGACCAATGACCAATGACCAATGACCAATGACTAATGACTGCTGCTGAATTATGCTATCTATACATGGGAAAATCAGGTAATACAATCGCAATCCCAGCGATGATGGCATGGAAGGAAAAAAAATGTCGGAGAATTTAAGAAGCCAAGTTGTTACCCAAGGAGTGCAGCGATCGCCTAATCGAGCTATGCTGCGTGCAGTGGGTTTTAAGGACGAAGATTTTAATAAAGCCATTGTCGGCATTGCTAATGGCTACAGTACAATCACTCCCTGCAATATGGGAATTAATAAACTAGCACTAAGAGCCGAAATTGGCGTAAGAGAAGCTGGGGCAATGCCGCAAATGTTCGGTACTATCACCATTAGTGATGGGATTTCTATGGGAACCGAGGGGATGAAATATTCCCTAGTGTCACGAGAAGTTATTGCTGATTCCATTGAAACCGCCTGTACTGGACAAAGTATGGATGGCGTTTTGGCTATTGGTGGCTGTGATAAAAATATGCCAGGGGCAATGCTAGCGATGGCGCGCATGAATATTCCTGCTATTTTTGTTTATGGTGGCACAATTAAACCCGGTCACTACGATGGTAAAGATTTAACCGTCGTGAGTTCCTTTGAAGCAGTTGGTCAATACAGCGCCGGTAAAATTGATGGTGATGAACTCTTAGCAGTGGAACGTGAAGCTTGTCCTGGTGCTGGTTCCTGCGGTGGGATGTTTACAGCAAATACCATGTCTTCCGCTTTTGAAGCAATGGGCATGAGCTTACCTTATTCTTCCACAATGGCAGCCGAAGATGCTGAAAAAGCCGACAGTACGCAAAAATCAGCAGTTGCTTTAGTAGAAGCCATACGTAAGCAAATCTTACCTCGGCAGATTATCACCCGTAAATCTATAGAAAATGCCATTTCAGTAATTATGGCAGTGGGTGGTTCCACAAATGCAGTATTGCACTTTTTAGCGATCGCTCGTGCAGCTGGAGTAGAACTCACACTAGATGATTTTGAAACCATCCGTGGACGTGTCCCAGTTATCTGTGATTTAAAACCCAGTGGTAAATATGTCGCCACAGACCTGCACAAAGCTGGCGGAATACCTCAAGTCATGAAAATGTTACTTGTGCATGATTTACTCCACGGCGACTGCTTAACTATCACAGGTAAAACAGTAGCAGAAGTCTTAGCAGATATCTCCGCAGAACCACGTACCGACCAAGATGTGATTCGTCCTTGGAATAACCCCATGTATGCTCAAGGACACTTAGCCATCCTCAAAGGCAACCTAGCCACAGAAGGGGCTGTAGCCAAAATCACCGGAGTTAAAAAGCCGATTATTACTGGCCCTGCACGGGTATTTGAGTCTGAGGAATCCTGTTTAGATGCCATCCTCGCAAATAAAATTAATGCCGGGGATGTTCTCATAATTCGTTACGAAGGTCCCAAGGGTGGCCCTGGTATGAGAGAAATGCTTGCTCCCACCTCAGCAATTATTGGGGCTGGGTTAGGCGATGCAGTAGGTTTAATTACTGATGGGCGCTTTTCCGGCGGTACTTACGGCATGGTAGTTGGTCACGTAGCCCCAGAAGCAGCCGTTGGTGGTGCGATCGCTCTTGTAGAAGAAGGTGATAGCATTACCATTGATGCCTCTAATCGCCTCTTGCAATTGAACGTCTCAGATGAAGAATTAGCCCGTAGACGTGCCAATTGGCAACCCCTTCCACCCCGTTACACCAAAGGCGTACTTGCTAAATATGCCAAATTAGTATCTTCTAGCAGTGTTGGAGCAGTCACAGATTTAGACTTATTTAATGGTTAGCCATTAGTTATTTCCACCAAACAGAGACGTTGTATACAACGTCTCCATAACAGGTTTGGAATTGTTGCAATAGAAATGAAAATAGTTGCTGATCATCTTCTTTGCAGCTATATTAAAAAATATTGCCGCACTCTCAAATCCTAAAATAACGTAGTATACTGGGGTTAATCCTATTTAACCGAAAGATGAAATACCTAACCCCAGAACAAGTTTACAAACAATTTGGCTATCACCCTAAGACGACGGCAGAATGGGCTGACTTAGGGAAAATAGAATGTATCCGTTCCCCTGGTGGACATCGAAGATATCCAGAGTCAGCATTTATCAAAACAGTCTCAACGGATAAAGAGCGGGTTCTTTATGCCCGTGTCAGCACAAAAACCCAGTTGTTAGACCTTGACACACAAATAGAATTTTTAGGCAAAACTTACCCAGGATGTCGAGTCGTTAAGGATGTGGCTAGTGGCATGAACTGGAAGCGGAAAAACTTTCTTAAATTAATGACTCAAGTTGCTCCCGAATCAAATCTCTGAAATTGTCGTGGGACACAAGGACAGGTTATGCAGATTTGGCTTTGAGTTCGTTGAGTGGTTTTGCAACCTTCACGGCTGCAAAATTGTTGTGGTAAACAATGCCAAACTATCACCGCACGAAGAGTTAATGCAGGATTTTATGGCTATCATGCACTGCTTTTCCTCCAAACTTTACTTCCTTAGGGCTTACAAGAAAAAAATAGCCGAAGAGCAAAATATTCATGAAATAAATAGTAGTCAATACGAGTCAATATGTGTATAGTAGTAGAAGACGTAGTAAACCAAGACGATGAAACTCAAGGTAAAGAAGGGAGCAACGCGATTTTGTGAAGTTGGGTCAAAAAGTAGCGATCGCTAATCATCTTTTTTCAGTACAAAGTAATTTTATTTACAATATATAAACGTATTTACACGATAAATTATCTTGATGAGATATCTCAAAAAGATTGCTAGTAAATCATTTGACGATTATTTCCAAAATTTTCTGTAATATCTCTTGAATGTTTGGTATCAATTACAGCAGAAAATAAATTAAAGGAAGAATTAAAGTATAAAATTTATTACCCAGTTGGGGATTTGATCAAAGAATTAAAAATAGAATCACAAAAATTATCCCAAGTTTTAGCTATCCATTGACAACGCAGATGTAACATAATTTCTGCATTATTTTGTAACCAAAACTTACTGTTTCCTTTCATGCGTAAATTAACAACTTGACGAATTAAACTTTCAACTGCGCCACTACCAAGAGGAAGCTTTTGAGATGCCACCTCGTTATATTTTAACAGCCTCCTTCTATAGGCTTTTAAAATATAATTTCGCTCTCGCACTAAAATTTTACAGCGTTCTCCAGTCGCGCCAGAGATAAATTCACCCATGTTTCTCATTAAATCTAGCGTTTGCCCTTTCTTTAAAGCTTTTCGAGCTTTTTTAAACCATAATTGACTTTCATTATCTGTACTAAAAGCAGCATCAGCAAAATCTTTTAAATGTGATACAGCGTGATACAAATCTAATAATTGATAAGTTTCGGATGGACATTTTAGCTTTTTTAATAACGGGGGAATGTGTATCCATATCCACTCTGCACCATCGGCAATCAATAACACCTGTTTAGCTTGGCTTATCCCCAAATTTACTAAGTACATTTCTAAAATTTTCAGAAACTCTTTATAACCGGAATATGTGCCATCATTAGTAATAGGTATTGCTGATGTTCTAATTTTTTTACCTTGTTCATTTACGACATAAATTGTTAGTAACTTTGGCTCCATCCATTCACCGACAAAGCCATGACGGTTTGTTTTGCTACTGGGTCTACCTTTTTTATTAAACCTAATTTTAGTTCTTCCACCATCTACAGCGATGACAACTCGTTGGTCTTTGAGAACATTACTATCAGATAAGTTATCCATCTCCAGATGTAATATTTTCGATTGGCGAAGATTAATACCAATTTTACCAAAAAGGTAAGTCAGACGTTCGATTCGTTTTAAACTAACATTTATTCCCCAATCTATCAGAGTCGAATGTGCTGCATCAAAAGAACTTGCTATTGTACCATATTTGGCAATTGTTGACCAAACCAAAGGGGTAATACCTTCAGACATCCCTAGCCACTTTAAAAACGGACAAAATCCTTGATTTGAGGTTTTGATTTTTTGCTTATTGAGTGAAGAACTATCAGATTTTTTACTTTTCGGATTTCGTTCAAGTACATAAGGTAAGTTTAAAGTTACTTCGACATTTCCAATTGTTACTATTTGTCGCTTTTTATAACCATGTTTTTGTGTTTTTGTGCTTCTCCATCCTTGTGTTTGAGCAACAGAGTAGTCAAGAATCTTCGGTGATATCGAAAGATTATATAATAAAATAGCCATACATTGTCCAGCTAAAATGAGTGCCTGAACTCTAATTTCTTCTTCTCGCTCTTTGAGCTTTTTCCCATCCCATTCTGGGATATTCGCAAAATCTAAAAGTTTTGTAGCATTCGATTGAAAAGTTTTTATTGATGTATTTAAATCAAGACTTGCACATATATTTTTTGTCATAAAAGGCAGATATTCCCTATCTAAAAACACTATTTAAAGGGAATTTTACCTTTTTTTGTCGCCATTACAGAACAGGTAGGAAGTATTTATGTATTTATACGCAACATTAAGTGATAAATTTATTTTGCTACTGAGAAGAGGTTATTGGCGATCGCTACTTTTTGACCCAACTTCACAAAATCGCGTTGCTCCCAAGCGTCCTTGACTATAATCTGCCCACAAATCATCAATCATTTTTAAGTCTGATGGAGGCAATTCGTATTCATCAACATCTAAGTCTCGCATCCATTGCTCTTTTTCTCTGACTGTAATTTTTAGCAATAGTGCTTGGGTTTCGTGGTCGGCTTTTCTCCATTTCTTGGCAGCAAGAAAATCCTCTAGTCGTGTATAGATGATTGTCATGTTTCTCTGGTACGATTCATTTTAAATATATTATCGATCAAATTTTGGTAAAATAAATAAGCCCAGTACCGTGAATATACTAGGAAAATCAAATGTTTCAGTCCCCTTGCGGGGAATATTTTAGCGGAAAGTATTTTCTGACCAAGAAATAAACCTGAAACACTGATAACAGAAACAGTGGAAACGCTATAACTATTGAATTATCAAGGTTCTGGCGATTTGGCGAACCCCCCAGGGTTTTTGACCTCACTAGAGGTCTGCCAAAAATCAAGCTAATAAAAATCATAAACCGATTATTTGAGCTTGTCCAGTATTTTATCAAACATCACAGCCGAGACATTTCTATACAGCTTGGGGGTAGGGATGCGATGAATTTACTCAACACCATCCTGGTTTAATTCCTGCTGAAACTCAGAAATTGACCTTGTAATACTAGCCTTTTTTAACAATGGCTTCAGCCGAGCATGATCATAAATTTGATTGAGTTGTTCAACCAATTCGGGAGGAACATGATTAAATCGAGCTTCTAAAACTATAGCAATAGCCTGATGTCTACCTTCTGCTATGCTTATGCGTTCTATGCTTGTGATATATCTCGTGTCTTGTTCCACCTCAGATTTTTTGATCATCTGTGTCTGTATCTTCCTGGTTTAATTCCTGCTGAAACTCAGCAATTGACGCTGTGGTGACAGCTTTTTCCAATAGCTGATTCAGCGATTCAATATCATATAACTTATTGAGTTGTTCCACTAATTCAGGAGGAACATCTTGAAATCGCAGTTTAAGTATCTTAGCTATAGACTGCTGGGTAGCCTCTGCTATACCTATGCGTTCTATGCTTGTTATGTATCTCATCTCTTTTTCAGCCTCAAAACGCTTCAATTCAGTTTTGAAATTCAAGTCTAAATCCGGTGGTAAAGTCATTAATCTGTCCAGCAACCGGAATAGCTGAGAGATTTTATCTCTACTATAGCCTAACTCATACATTCGTTTAATCAGGCTCAACTTCCAGCGCAATCGACCTGTTAAATCTTGAGTTGTAGCTTGTGTCCGCAGGTGCGCCATCACCAGTACAGCAAAAGGACTATCACTTTGTTCTAATTCTAACCAACGGGCTTCATAGTCCAGTAGTTTCACAATGGGAAATTGCAGACTCAGCCGACATCCCCAGCGTTCATAACTGT
The window above is part of the Nodularia spumigena CCY9414 genome. Proteins encoded here:
- a CDS encoding XisH family protein; protein product: MPAKDIFHHAVRIGLEKEGWVITDDPLEIEIGGVEMYIDLGADQILAAEREDNKIAVEIKSFVGSSNISQFHTAVGQCFNYQIALEAKEPERILYLAVPLGTYQSFFTLPFIQMVLQRSQLKIIVYDPVNEVIITWIN
- a CDS encoding XisI protein, with translation MDKLEQYRGYIQQLLTEYAQPSSANSEIEKQFISDLVHDHYQLVYVGWKNRRRTYGCVLHLDIKDNKIWIQHDGTEIGIADELVKLGVPKADIVLAFHEPLVRQYTGFAVG
- a CDS encoding DUF5838 family protein; translation: MLSYSSALTFSFSKNKPEKSLRYHPIDPNNFIYNLRNDMANRVHNFYINKPVNNVIVGFPERELINGVIKNFSLYYQMS
- a CDS encoding DUF5838 family protein — encoded protein: MVNINHNLRYINEHKQAFDIEYFYPLDIFENFAEQIEDCTIECSCKLEQDKILL
- a CDS encoding PatA/PatG family cyanobactin maturation protease, with translation MPRKPRTLKEGYSYHITIRCNNREFKLSRRECREVFLYAIKKVLNKYNFQLYALCIMSNHVHYLIEPKQPEELPKIMHFLNWYTAMCFNRMLRRTGHFWEKRYYCDGFPSSDRERALNTLRYIHANPKAAKMRQSFFYDFSNYGSYERLTDDGLTQWHPAFLRLGSSLEECARKYKGFCQKYKPKEKTPTQCHWGSKLLAGVHLSDKGSTTNPKKSKSRFSPEPCQVSETPVASIIFGQPESSVEGIAPQCRGLIVPIFGDNNRKLSQLDLSRAIEQAVNAGAHIINISAGQLTDNGEAEGWLDKAVQLCKDNNVLIVAAAGNDGCECLHVPASLPSVLAVGAMNDQGKPIDFSNWGEIYQNQGILAPGENILGAEPGGGTQKLSGTSFATPIVSGVAALLLSLQIQRGEKPDPAKVRTALLETAIPCTTKDTDDVSRCLLGKLNISGALQYFTGGTMSEELDTVETVDSVEAAGCGCGGTDTTNITEPEPNPEEFIPDEIPEVVPAIPATISAPLTTANLSNSRPTTMSNRTSNYITASQAPSDLAELNLAYALGTLGYDFGSEARRDSFKQLMPGVAIDGTAIPANPYDARQMVDYLGDNLSEAKSLIWTLNLELTPIYAIEPGGAFARDVYAILQELLSGQIQAEDSENYVERVSIPGVLSGRSVKLFSGQVVPVIEVPNTRGLYGWKVNTLVEAAIQTVQAQASEAQEESIRRTLGSFLSRIYYDLRNLGTTSQDRALNFASTNAFQAASTFAEAVATGMELDSITVEKSPFCRLDSDCWDVKLKFFDPENSRRAKKLFRFTIDVSDIIPVTLGEVRSWSTPY
- a CDS encoding cyanobactin biosynthesis system PatB/AcyB/McaB family protein, with the translated sequence MRLPKLSPPVKRPDIIYPHRSVDVIHGRVEDLVHIRMDLLHGANYNDPAAFQNRSYQQIKSSCRCMF
- a CDS encoding cyanobactin biosynthesis PatC/TenC/TruC family protein; amino-acid sequence: MSKQKKTPANSSQPEPQAPAEIERKLLSTGLEDYGFWSQEMARQKAAQTEPDKPFRRGRIWC
- a CDS encoding pentapeptide repeat-containing protein, with protein sequence MKSPILATLVFLTTISLTTTAQAANFEHVRQLLATKECQNCDLSNAGLVMADLSGADLSGANLTNANLSRANLSGADLRGANLSGAGLFGVNLSQARLSGANLMGADLRNTFLANTEFNGAYLDGVNFQGAIGIPMQIATPEEFYALGVAEAQKGNQKQAIYYFDQAIASQPEYAGAYLARGVARYQIFDRSGAFQDAQTAEKMFKAQENEVGIQTAEAFMKELQTPYSEKVSTGKPSFFDFVGSLGSVLLQFLPF
- the ilvD gene encoding dihydroxy-acid dehydratase, producing MSENLRSQVVTQGVQRSPNRAMLRAVGFKDEDFNKAIVGIANGYSTITPCNMGINKLALRAEIGVREAGAMPQMFGTITISDGISMGTEGMKYSLVSREVIADSIETACTGQSMDGVLAIGGCDKNMPGAMLAMARMNIPAIFVYGGTIKPGHYDGKDLTVVSSFEAVGQYSAGKIDGDELLAVEREACPGAGSCGGMFTANTMSSAFEAMGMSLPYSSTMAAEDAEKADSTQKSAVALVEAIRKQILPRQIITRKSIENAISVIMAVGGSTNAVLHFLAIARAAGVELTLDDFETIRGRVPVICDLKPSGKYVATDLHKAGGIPQVMKMLLVHDLLHGDCLTITGKTVAEVLADISAEPRTDQDVIRPWNNPMYAQGHLAILKGNLATEGAVAKITGVKKPIITGPARVFESEESCLDAILANKINAGDVLIIRYEGPKGGPGMREMLAPTSAIIGAGLGDAVGLITDGRFSGGTYGMVVGHVAPEAAVGGAIALVEEGDSITIDASNRLLQLNVSDEELARRRANWQPLPPRYTKGVLAKYAKLVSSSSVGAVTDLDLFNG
- a CDS encoding recombinase family protein, which encodes MKYLTPEQVYKQFGYHPKTTAEWADLGKIECIRSPGGHRRYPESAFIKTVSTDKERVLYARVSTKTQLLDLDTQIEFLGKTYPGCRVVKDVASGMNWKRKNFLKLMTQVAPESNL
- a CDS encoding ISLre2 family transposase, which gives rise to MTKNICASLDLNTSIKTFQSNATKLLDFANIPEWDGKKLKEREEEIRVQALILAGQCMAILLYNLSISPKILDYSVAQTQGWRSTKTQKHGYKKRQIVTIGNVEVTLNLPYVLERNPKSKKSDSSSLNKQKIKTSNQGFCPFLKWLGMSEGITPLVWSTIAKYGTIASSFDAAHSTLIDWGINVSLKRIERLTYLFGKIGINLRQSKILHLEMDNLSDSNVLKDQRVVIAVDGGRTKIRFNKKGRPSSKTNRHGFVGEWMEPKLLTIYVVNEQGKKIRTSAIPITNDGTYSGYKEFLKILEMYLVNLGISQAKQVLLIADGAEWIWIHIPPLLKKLKCPSETYQLLDLYHAVSHLKDFADAAFSTDNESQLWFKKARKALKKGQTLDLMRNMGEFISGATGERCKILVRERNYILKAYRRRLLKYNEVASQKLPLGSGAVESLIRQVVNLRMKGNSKFWLQNNAEIMLHLRCQWIAKTWDNFCDSIFNSLIKSPTG
- a CDS encoding GUN4 domain-containing protein, which gives rise to MTIIYTRLEDFLAAKKWRKADHETQALLLKITVREKEQWMRDLDVDEYELPPSDLKMIDDLWADYSQGRLGATRFCEVGSKSSDRQ
- a CDS encoding Rpn family recombination-promoting nuclease/putative transposase, translating into MSEVRADYDGAWKEGVEQYFEAFLAFFFPEIQAEIDWTRGYEFLDKELQQLMRESEVGKQVVDKLIKIWLNDGKETWLLVHLEIQSQVDPNFAKRMFSYHYRIFDRYNQEVVSLAILGDNQPSWRSQEYSYERWGCRLSLQFPIVKLLDYEARWLELEQSDSPFAVLVMAHLRTQATTQDLTGRLRWKLSLIKRMYELGYSRDKISQLFRLLDRLMTLPPDLDLNFKTELKRFEAEKEMRYITSIERIGIAEATQQSIAKILKLRFQDVPPELVEQLNKLYDIESLNQLLEKAVTTASIAEFQQELNQEDTDTDDQKI